A window of the Streptomyces luomodiensis genome harbors these coding sequences:
- a CDS encoding shikimate kinase yields the protein MGVGKTTVGQVLAERLGTTFRDTDLDIVRTAGREIAEIFIDEGEPHFRELERQAVRAALAEHPGVLALGGGAILDEGTRALLAGLPVVFLEMGVHEAVKRTGLDSPRPLLAVNPRQRWRELMEQRRPLYTEVAQAVVSTEDRTPEDVADAVLDALELKNA from the coding sequence ATGGGCGTCGGCAAGACCACCGTCGGGCAGGTACTCGCGGAGCGGCTCGGCACCACCTTCCGCGATACCGACCTCGACATCGTCCGGACGGCGGGCAGGGAGATCGCGGAGATCTTCATCGACGAGGGCGAGCCGCACTTCCGTGAGCTGGAGCGGCAGGCCGTACGGGCCGCCCTCGCCGAGCACCCGGGCGTACTGGCCCTGGGCGGTGGCGCGATCCTCGACGAGGGCACCCGGGCGCTGCTCGCCGGGCTCCCCGTCGTCTTCCTGGAGATGGGGGTCCACGAGGCGGTCAAGCGCACCGGACTGGACTCCCCGCGCCCGCTGCTCGCGGTCAATCCGCGTCAGCGCTGGCGCGAGCTGATGGAGCAGCGCCGCCCGCTGTACACCGAGGTCGCCCAAGCCGTGGTCTCGACCGAGGACCGTACCCCCGAGGACGTCGCCGACGCCGTCCTGGACGCACTGGAGCTGAAGAACGCATGA